One segment of Gordonia terrae DNA contains the following:
- a CDS encoding PTS fructose transporter subunit IIABC has product MTEQIITAQTVSLDVDAGGDPAAVITTLADALAAAGRTTDPADLARAALDREAKSATGLPGGIAIPHARTASVTTASLAMARLSRKVDFGAPDGPADLVFLIAAPEGGASAHMKLLSSLARSLVRPDFVASLRAAENEERVIELVDEAINPAPPAPADPAAAAPAAAAVSTAKSENASAQKDPAPTDPAQTADTKPRIVAITACPTGIAHTYMAADALKYAAERAGVEFAVETQGSSATTAFDPEVIASADAVIFATDVGVKGRNRFSGKPVIASGVKRAINEPDAMIAEAVAAGRNPNAARVTGDGADAESADTATSGVGLAGRTRQALMTGVSYMIPFVAAGGLLIALGFLLAGYEVANTTLDDGGTLSDGAFIALNNSLWDLPSGGLLQYLGAVSFAIGSGVMGLAVPVLAGYISFAIADRPGIAPGFVAGIVSLAVGASFIGALIGGLIAGVVCLWIARTPVPQWARGLMPVVVIPLFGSMIVGGLLYMVLGKPLAWLTEQMNSGLESMSGGSAIALGIVLGLMMCFDLGGPVNKTAYLFATAGIADAATAGTAQYQIMAAVMCAGMVPPLALALATVLRPGLFTEPERENGKAAWLLGASFISEGAIPFAAVDPFRVIPSMMAGGALSGALIMAFGVELRAPHGGIFVFFAMNNWVLFLVALVAGTVLSAVLVIAAKQVHRSRDAVAFDELEAVAA; this is encoded by the coding sequence ATGACCGAGCAGATCATCACCGCCCAGACGGTGAGTCTCGACGTCGACGCCGGCGGCGATCCCGCCGCCGTCATCACCACGCTGGCCGACGCGCTCGCCGCGGCCGGCCGGACCACCGATCCCGCCGATCTCGCGCGGGCCGCGCTGGACCGGGAGGCCAAGTCCGCCACCGGGCTTCCCGGCGGCATCGCCATCCCGCACGCCCGGACCGCGTCGGTGACCACGGCCAGTCTCGCCATGGCGCGGCTGTCCCGGAAGGTCGACTTCGGCGCGCCGGACGGGCCGGCCGACCTGGTCTTCCTCATCGCCGCCCCCGAGGGGGGCGCCAGCGCGCACATGAAACTCCTCAGCTCCCTGGCCCGCTCACTCGTCCGGCCCGACTTCGTCGCCTCGCTCCGCGCGGCGGAGAACGAGGAGCGAGTGATCGAACTGGTCGACGAGGCCATCAACCCCGCACCCCCCGCCCCCGCCGACCCCGCGGCCGCAGCGCCCGCAGCTGCAGCGGTGTCGACCGCGAAGTCCGAGAACGCATCGGCCCAGAAGGACCCGGCCCCGACCGATCCGGCCCAGACCGCGGACACGAAGCCGCGCATCGTGGCGATCACCGCGTGCCCCACCGGGATCGCCCACACCTACATGGCCGCCGATGCGCTCAAGTACGCGGCCGAGCGGGCCGGTGTCGAGTTCGCGGTGGAGACCCAGGGGTCCTCGGCCACCACCGCTTTCGACCCGGAGGTGATCGCCTCGGCCGATGCCGTCATCTTCGCCACCGACGTCGGGGTGAAGGGTCGCAACCGGTTCAGCGGCAAACCCGTCATCGCATCCGGGGTGAAACGGGCGATCAACGAACCCGACGCGATGATCGCCGAGGCGGTGGCCGCGGGGCGCAACCCGAACGCGGCGCGCGTCACCGGCGATGGGGCCGATGCCGAGTCCGCCGACACCGCAACGTCGGGCGTGGGCCTCGCGGGCCGCACGCGCCAGGCCCTCATGACCGGTGTCAGCTACATGATCCCGTTCGTCGCCGCCGGCGGACTGCTCATCGCACTCGGCTTCCTCCTCGCCGGCTACGAGGTCGCCAACACGACCCTCGACGACGGCGGCACCCTCAGCGACGGCGCCTTCATCGCCCTGAACAACAGTCTGTGGGACCTGCCGTCCGGCGGACTCCTGCAGTACCTGGGTGCGGTGAGCTTCGCGATCGGCTCGGGGGTGATGGGACTCGCGGTCCCGGTGCTCGCCGGCTACATCTCGTTCGCGATCGCCGACCGACCCGGTATCGCACCCGGTTTCGTGGCCGGCATCGTCTCGCTCGCGGTGGGCGCCAGCTTCATCGGCGCGTTGATCGGCGGCCTCATCGCCGGTGTGGTGTGCCTGTGGATCGCGCGGACCCCGGTGCCCCAGTGGGCGCGCGGCCTCATGCCGGTCGTGGTCATCCCGTTGTTCGGCAGCATGATCGTCGGCGGGTTGCTCTACATGGTGCTCGGCAAGCCGCTCGCCTGGCTGACCGAGCAGATGAACAGCGGCCTGGAGAGCATGTCCGGCGGATCGGCCATCGCCCTCGGGATCGTGCTCGGTCTGATGATGTGCTTCGACCTCGGCGGGCCGGTCAACAAGACCGCCTACCTGTTCGCCACCGCCGGGATCGCCGACGCCGCGACCGCAGGCACCGCGCAGTACCAGATCATGGCGGCCGTGATGTGCGCCGGCATGGTCCCGCCGCTCGCGCTCGCACTCGCCACCGTCCTGCGCCCCGGCCTGTTCACTGAGCCGGAGCGCGAGAACGGCAAGGCCGCATGGCTTCTCGGCGCGTCGTTCATCTCCGAGGGCGCCATCCCGTTCGCGGCGGTCGATCCCTTCCGCGTCATCCCCTCGATGATGGCCGGCGGCGCGCTCAGCGGCGCACTGATCATGGCGTTCGGCGTCGAACTCCGTGCTCCGCACGGCGGCATCTTCGTCTTCTTCGCGATGAACAACTGGGTACTCTTCCTCGTCGCACTCGTCGCCGGTACCGTTTTGTCCGCCGTCCTGGTGATCGCGGCCAAGCAGGTCCATCGCAGTCGCGACGCCGTCGCGTTCGACGAACTCGAGGCGGTCGCCGCCTGA
- the pfkB gene encoding 1-phosphofructokinase: protein MIVTVTANPSLDRTLELGAPLARGEVQRAGTVRTEPGGKGVNVARVVAAAGLSTRALLPARTGDPLCTALDELGLPYDAVPVDGEVRSNITIAESDGTTTKINAPGVALTARDRDALVELIRAHADSAQWVTLCGSLPPGVTDNWYRAIADDLVLAGCRVAVDTSGAPLRATVAGRVDLIKPNEDELAELTGADPATLREALSRNDLEPVVEAATAIAEQIGGNVLATLGAAGAVLVTASGVWSATPPPIVPRSTVGAGDSSLAGFLIAQSTGASPADCLRSAVAYGAAAASLAGTQAPTPDHLDLPGVRVTELSGAARMS from the coding sequence ATGATCGTCACCGTCACCGCGAACCCCAGCCTCGATCGCACCCTCGAGCTCGGCGCACCGCTGGCACGCGGCGAGGTGCAGCGCGCTGGCACGGTCCGCACCGAACCCGGCGGCAAGGGCGTCAACGTGGCCCGCGTCGTCGCGGCCGCCGGCCTGTCCACCCGAGCCCTGCTCCCCGCGCGGACGGGCGACCCGCTGTGTACCGCACTCGACGAACTCGGACTCCCCTACGACGCGGTGCCTGTCGACGGCGAGGTCCGCTCCAACATCACGATCGCCGAGTCGGACGGCACGACCACCAAGATCAACGCTCCGGGTGTCGCGCTGACCGCGCGGGATCGCGATGCGCTCGTCGAACTCATCCGGGCGCACGCCGACTCCGCCCAGTGGGTCACCCTCTGCGGCTCCCTCCCGCCCGGCGTAACCGACAACTGGTACCGCGCGATCGCCGACGACCTGGTCCTGGCCGGGTGCCGCGTCGCGGTGGACACCTCCGGCGCCCCGCTCCGGGCGACCGTGGCCGGTCGCGTCGACCTGATCAAACCCAACGAGGACGAACTCGCCGAACTGACCGGCGCCGACCCGGCCACGCTGCGGGAAGCCCTGTCGCGCAACGACCTCGAACCCGTGGTCGAGGCCGCGACCGCGATCGCGGAACAGATCGGCGGCAACGTCCTGGCCACACTCGGAGCAGCCGGCGCCGTCCTGGTCACCGCATCGGGCGTCTGGTCGGCGACACCCCCGCCGATCGTGCCGCGCAGCACCGTCGGCGCCGGCGACTCCTCGCTCGCCGGCTTCCTCATCGCCCAGAGCACAGGGGCCTCGCCCGCGGACTGCCTCCGGTCGGCGGTGGCCTACGGCGCCGCGGCCGCCTCACTCGCGGGCACCCAGGCCCCGACTCCCGACCATCTCGACCTCCCCGGCGTCCGGGTGACCGAACTGTCGGGAGCCGCCCGCATGAGCTGA
- a CDS encoding DeoR/GlpR family DNA-binding transcription regulator, with product MYAEERQQAIVDEVRVAGRASVAALAEKFDVTSETVRRDLAVLERAGHLQRVHGGAVRAEVMRALGELGIDERESSQIEQKTAIGRAAIRFLPPDGGSVLFDAGTTTYRAAEATAPDRRLTLFTNSLPIAGLLAGTHPAGLHALGGRVRGLTQATVGVETVDALRRLRVTTAFLGTNGLSESHGLSTPDPDEAAVKAAMVAAAQRVVVLADSSKMDREDLSSFAGIDDVDVLITDSGIDPAFSAALSARGVEVVIA from the coding sequence GTGTACGCCGAGGAGAGACAACAGGCGATCGTCGACGAGGTGCGCGTCGCGGGGCGGGCGTCGGTGGCTGCGCTCGCCGAGAAGTTCGACGTCACGAGCGAGACCGTCCGTCGAGACCTCGCCGTCCTGGAGCGTGCCGGACATCTGCAGCGAGTCCACGGCGGTGCCGTGCGCGCCGAGGTCATGCGCGCCCTGGGTGAGCTCGGCATCGACGAGCGCGAGTCGAGCCAGATCGAACAGAAGACGGCGATCGGCCGAGCGGCGATCCGTTTCCTGCCGCCGGACGGCGGTTCCGTGCTCTTCGACGCCGGCACCACGACCTACCGCGCCGCCGAGGCGACCGCGCCCGATCGGAGGCTCACCCTGTTCACCAACAGCCTGCCCATCGCCGGCCTGCTGGCCGGCACCCACCCCGCCGGGCTCCATGCGCTCGGCGGACGCGTCCGTGGTCTCACCCAGGCCACGGTGGGCGTCGAGACGGTGGACGCGCTCCGCCGCCTGCGGGTCACCACCGCGTTCCTCGGCACCAACGGTCTGAGCGAGTCCCATGGGCTGTCGACTCCCGATCCCGACGAGGCGGCGGTGAAAGCGGCGATGGTCGCGGCCGCGCAACGCGTCGTGGTCCTCGCCGACAGCTCGAAGATGGATCGCGAAGACCTCTCCTCCTTCGCCGGGATCGACGACGTCGACGTCCTCATCACCGACTCCGGGATAGACCCGGCCTTCTCGGCGGCACTGTCCGCGCGCGGCGTCGAGGTCGTGATCGCATGA
- a CDS encoding phosphoenolpyruvate--protein phosphotransferase, with translation MAQILTGTPVVGGLAHGPALWPGERPDHTPEKLGVGVEIAEERRADEVTRFATAAGAVASRLRTRASQNTGVTAEVLAATAGLAEDRGWIGAASALITKGATAEAAAVAATDQFAAVFTKLGGLMAERVTDLNDVRDRVLAELLGLPEPGLPTPQVPSVLLADDLAPADTAGLDPTTTIALVTRLGGPTSHTAIIARQLGIPCVVAVADLAEITAGTTILVDGTTGRVEVEPDAETARARVEEDRRHAELVAGWTGPGRTADGIAVSVLANVADGSSARAAAGHPVEGVGLFRTELAFLERADEPSVDEQAAIYREVLDAFGGQKVVIRTLDAGSDKPLRFVTHPDESNPALGVRGDRIALAHPEIRAHQLDAIAHAASGSDVAPWVMAPMIASPSEARAFAAEVRGRGLVAGVMIEVPAAAILAEAVLAEVDFVSIGTNDLTQYTMAADRMSADLAGLTDPWQPAVLSLIAGVAAAGVRQGKPVGVCGEAAADPNLACVLVGLGVTSLSSAPAAAAAVGARLGEVTAQDCRTAADAALATSDPAAAREAAAAVLDRSVGGEVRLAASR, from the coding sequence ATGGCGCAGATCCTGACAGGGACCCCGGTGGTCGGCGGACTGGCCCACGGTCCCGCGCTGTGGCCGGGCGAGCGACCCGATCACACGCCGGAGAAGCTCGGCGTCGGCGTGGAGATCGCCGAGGAGCGTCGTGCCGACGAGGTAACACGCTTCGCCACGGCGGCAGGCGCCGTCGCCTCGCGACTGCGTACGCGCGCCTCCCAGAACACCGGGGTGACCGCGGAGGTGCTCGCGGCGACCGCGGGACTCGCCGAGGACCGGGGGTGGATCGGGGCCGCGAGCGCGCTCATCACCAAGGGCGCCACGGCCGAGGCCGCTGCCGTCGCCGCGACCGATCAGTTCGCGGCGGTGTTCACCAAACTCGGCGGGCTGATGGCCGAGCGGGTCACCGATCTGAACGATGTCCGCGACCGCGTGCTCGCCGAACTGCTCGGTCTACCCGAGCCGGGCCTGCCGACACCGCAGGTGCCCTCGGTGCTGCTCGCCGACGACCTCGCGCCCGCCGACACCGCCGGTCTCGACCCGACGACCACGATCGCGCTCGTCACCCGGCTGGGTGGGCCGACCAGCCACACCGCGATCATCGCCCGGCAACTGGGGATTCCGTGTGTGGTGGCCGTGGCCGATCTCGCCGAGATCACTGCCGGTACAACCATTCTCGTCGATGGGACGACCGGCCGGGTGGAGGTGGAGCCTGACGCGGAGACGGCGCGGGCGCGAGTCGAGGAGGATCGTCGGCACGCCGAGCTCGTCGCCGGGTGGACGGGTCCGGGGCGGACCGCCGACGGCATCGCCGTCTCGGTGCTCGCCAATGTCGCCGACGGATCGTCGGCGCGGGCCGCCGCCGGGCACCCGGTCGAGGGCGTCGGACTCTTCCGCACCGAACTCGCCTTCCTCGAACGTGCCGACGAACCGTCGGTGGACGAACAGGCCGCGATCTACCGGGAGGTCCTCGACGCGTTCGGCGGGCAGAAGGTGGTGATCCGTACCCTCGACGCCGGCTCGGACAAGCCCTTGAGGTTCGTGACCCACCCAGACGAATCCAATCCCGCGCTCGGTGTCCGTGGGGATCGAATCGCCCTGGCGCATCCCGAGATCCGAGCCCACCAGCTCGACGCGATCGCGCACGCCGCGTCGGGTTCCGACGTCGCGCCGTGGGTCATGGCGCCGATGATCGCCTCGCCGTCCGAGGCGCGCGCCTTCGCCGCGGAGGTCCGCGGCCGGGGCCTGGTCGCCGGGGTCATGATCGAGGTGCCCGCGGCCGCCATCCTGGCCGAGGCCGTGCTCGCCGAGGTGGACTTCGTGTCGATCGGCACCAACGATCTGACGCAGTACACGATGGCGGCCGATCGGATGTCGGCCGATCTCGCCGGATTGACCGATCCGTGGCAGCCCGCGGTGCTCAGCCTGATCGCGGGTGTCGCCGCAGCGGGTGTCCGCCAGGGCAAGCCGGTCGGGGTGTGCGGTGAGGCGGCTGCCGATCCGAATCTTGCCTGCGTGCTCGTCGGTCTCGGGGTGACCTCGCTGTCCAGCGCGCCGGCCGCGGCCGCCGCGGTGGGGGCTCGGCTCGGCGAGGTGACCGCACAGGACTGCCGCACCGCCGCCGACGCCGCGCTGGCCACGTCCGACCCCGCCGCGGCGCGGGAAGCTGCCGCGGCGGTGCTCGACCGTTCGGTCGGGGGAGAGGTCAGACTCGCCGCATCACGGTGA
- the lexA gene encoding transcriptional repressor LexA, whose product MSDTGDRRGRARGADDEAPIDVAAAEASLTPRQLGVLEVIRRSVRERGYPPSIREIGDEVGLASTSSVAHQLRTLERKGLLKRDANRPRAVNIAPSESPSPETPSAGRLPEPTFVPVLGRIAAGGPILAEEAVEDVFPLPRELVGEGSLFLLRVVGESMIDAAICDGDWVVVRQQNVADNGDIVAAMIDGEATVKTFKRQGANVWLMPHNELFDPIPGNDAVILGKVVTVMRRV is encoded by the coding sequence ATGAGTGACACCGGCGATAGGCGCGGCCGAGCGCGGGGAGCCGACGACGAGGCCCCCATCGACGTCGCCGCCGCCGAGGCCTCACTCACCCCGCGCCAGCTCGGGGTCCTGGAAGTGATCCGCCGCTCGGTACGCGAGCGCGGTTACCCGCCGAGCATCCGCGAGATCGGCGACGAGGTCGGCCTGGCCTCGACATCGTCGGTCGCCCACCAGCTGCGGACCCTCGAGCGCAAGGGTCTGCTCAAGCGGGACGCGAACCGGCCGCGTGCGGTCAACATCGCGCCGAGCGAATCGCCGTCGCCGGAGACCCCGTCGGCCGGCCGGCTGCCCGAGCCGACCTTCGTGCCGGTCCTCGGCCGGATCGCGGCCGGTGGCCCGATCCTGGCCGAGGAGGCGGTCGAGGACGTGTTCCCGCTTCCTCGCGAGCTGGTCGGCGAGGGCTCGCTCTTCTTGCTGCGCGTCGTGGGCGAGTCGATGATCGACGCCGCCATCTGCGACGGCGACTGGGTCGTCGTGCGGCAGCAGAACGTCGCCGACAACGGCGACATCGTCGCAGCGATGATAGACGGCGAGGCCACCGTGAAGACCTTCAAGCGTCAGGGCGCCAATGTGTGGCTGATGCCGCACAACGAGCTGTTCGATCCCATCCCGGGCAACGACGCCGTGATCCTCGGCAAGGTCGTCACCGTGATGCGGCGAGTCTGA
- a CDS encoding LysM peptidoglycan-binding domain-containing protein, whose product MRTATLVAPVRTERPDTVRARTDRADRIRTRTPLSDGSRPVDNRPAGNRPVGGSPLTPRAGGTHCGSAVGARGRGPVGPDAAVFRRRRRTAVAVLAGVGLAFVVWVFGVVGQNYSDSMTPAAVSAEVVHVRAGDSLSTIAGRVAPEMPRDIVIDEIVAMNDLPSSALQVGQPLLTPRYR is encoded by the coding sequence ATGCGCACCGCCACTCTCGTCGCTCCCGTCCGTACCGAGCGTCCCGACACCGTCCGGGCGCGCACCGACCGCGCCGACCGCATTCGGACCCGGACCCCGCTGTCCGACGGTTCTCGGCCCGTCGACAACCGGCCGGCAGGCAACCGTCCGGTGGGCGGGTCGCCACTGACGCCACGTGCCGGCGGCACGCACTGTGGCTCGGCGGTGGGTGCCAGGGGCCGCGGGCCGGTCGGTCCGGATGCAGCGGTGTTCCGTCGCCGTCGCCGCACCGCCGTCGCGGTCCTCGCCGGCGTCGGCCTTGCGTTCGTCGTGTGGGTGTTCGGTGTCGTCGGTCAGAACTATTCGGACTCGATGACGCCCGCCGCGGTGAGCGCAGAGGTCGTCCACGTGCGCGCCGGGGATTCCCTCAGCACGATCGCCGGCCGGGTGGCGCCCGAGATGCCCCGCGACATCGTGATCGACGAGATCGTCGCGATGAACGATCTGCCGTCGAGTGCGCTGCAGGTGGGTCAGCCCCTGCTCACCCCCCGGTACCGCTGA
- the nrdR gene encoding transcriptional regulator NrdR codes for MRCPFCKNDDTKVIDSRVADEGQAIRRRRSCVECGRRFSTVESAVLAVVKRNGVTEPFSREKVMRGVRRACQGRHVAEDALAQLAQQVEDTVRASGSAEIPSNEVGLAILGPLRDLDEVAYLRFASVYRSFDSVEDFQREIDDLKSSASGGGRVETATTDPVSAESVQSS; via the coding sequence ATGCGCTGCCCCTTCTGCAAGAACGACGACACCAAGGTCATCGACTCGCGTGTCGCAGATGAAGGGCAGGCCATCCGACGGCGTCGCTCGTGTGTGGAGTGCGGACGCCGATTCTCCACGGTGGAGAGCGCCGTGCTCGCCGTGGTCAAACGCAACGGTGTCACCGAGCCGTTCAGTCGCGAGAAGGTCATGCGCGGTGTGCGTCGTGCCTGTCAGGGGCGGCACGTCGCCGAGGACGCACTCGCGCAACTCGCCCAGCAGGTCGAGGACACGGTGCGCGCGAGCGGATCGGCCGAGATCCCCAGCAACGAAGTCGGTCTCGCGATCCTGGGGCCGCTGCGTGATCTCGACGAGGTGGCGTACCTGCGGTTCGCGTCGGTGTACCGGTCGTTCGACTCGGTGGAGGACTTCCAGCGGGAGATCGACGATCTGAAGTCGTCGGCGTCCGGTGGCGGGCGTGTCGAGACCGCCACCACCGATCCCGTCTCAGCCGAGTCGGTCCAGAGCTCGTAG